From Streptomyces asiaticus, one genomic window encodes:
- a CDS encoding integrase core domain-containing protein, producing the protein MGLRLLYLIFCRLLSCLLLVGRSTAAKNAEILALRHEAAVLRRQVERRPRLSWADRAVLTALAKHLPPVLRRHRLVTPGTLLIWHRRLVRWKWRQRAVRSGRPPLPEETVGLIQRLARENPTWGYVSIQGELRRLGHRVAAATIRRVLRRSGLPPAPQRASQQTWRSFLRSQAHTLLACDFMHVETVFLKRLYVFFIVEIATRRVHVLGVTARPSGAWVTRLARNLLMDLGDRAWCFRFLIRDRDSKFTAAFNAVFAGNGTAAIPTPPQSPRSNTFAERWIRTARAECTDRLLITGGRHLRTVLDQYAEHYNAGRAHRGLDLRAPDDDPNVILLPAATVRRRQVLGGLLNEYHPTPPRPPYRPQETPSSAA; encoded by the coding sequence GTGGGTCTGCGACTGCTCTACCTGATCTTCTGCCGACTACTGAGCTGCCTCCTCCTGGTGGGCCGCTCGACCGCCGCGAAGAACGCCGAGATCCTTGCCCTTCGTCATGAGGCCGCTGTGCTACGTCGGCAGGTCGAGCGGCGGCCGCGGCTCTCATGGGCTGATCGTGCCGTGCTCACCGCTCTCGCCAAGCACCTGCCACCCGTCTTACGTCGCCATCGGCTGGTCACCCCGGGCACGCTGCTGATCTGGCACCGTCGACTCGTGCGCTGGAAATGGCGCCAGAGGGCGGTCAGATCCGGTCGGCCACCGTTACCGGAAGAGACAGTCGGGCTCATCCAGCGCCTGGCGAGAGAGAACCCCACCTGGGGATACGTCAGCATCCAAGGCGAACTGCGACGGCTTGGCCATCGGGTCGCCGCCGCGACGATCCGGCGCGTTCTGCGCCGCTCCGGCCTGCCGCCCGCACCGCAACGCGCATCCCAGCAGACCTGGCGCTCCTTCCTTCGCTCCCAGGCCCACACGCTGCTGGCCTGCGACTTCATGCACGTGGAAACTGTCTTCCTCAAGCGTCTCTATGTGTTCTTCATTGTGGAGATTGCCACCCGGCGCGTCCATGTCCTGGGCGTCACCGCACGCCCTAGCGGCGCATGGGTCACGCGACTCGCCCGCAACCTGCTCATGGACCTCGGCGACAGGGCTTGGTGCTTCCGGTTCCTCATCCGTGACCGGGACAGCAAGTTCACCGCCGCATTCAACGCCGTCTTCGCCGGCAACGGCACAGCCGCCATCCCGACTCCGCCGCAAAGCCCACGGTCCAACACGTTCGCCGAACGTTGGATACGCACAGCCCGGGCCGAATGCACCGACCGACTCCTCATCACGGGTGGACGACACCTGCGGACGGTCCTCGACCAGTACGCCGAGCACTACAACGCCGGACGAGCCCACCGCGGCCTGGACCTACGTGCCCCAGACGACGACCCGAACGTCATCCTCCTGCCCGCAGCCACGGTCAGGCGCCGCCAAGTGCTCGGCGGACTGCTCAACGAGTACCACCCGACGCCACCCCGGCCGCCTTACCGTCCACAGGAAACGCCCAGCTCAGCGGCCTGA
- a CDS encoding lytic polysaccharide monooxygenase auxiliary activity family 9 protein — MLFAVVVGALTWSAPAQAHGSVVGPASRAYHCWERWGNDHMNPAMQTEDPMCWQAFQANPDTMWNWMSALRDGLGGQFQSQTPNGTLCSNNLSRNASLNKPGQWKTTTVGNNFSVHVHDQASHGADYFTAYVSKQGFDPKTQTLGWGNLDFITQTGRFGPATDYMFNVSTSGYTGHHILFVIWQASHLDQAYMWCSDVNFG, encoded by the coding sequence ATGCTGTTCGCCGTGGTTGTCGGCGCACTGACCTGGTCGGCCCCCGCCCAGGCTCACGGCTCCGTCGTCGGCCCCGCCTCCCGCGCGTACCACTGCTGGGAAAGGTGGGGTAACGACCACATGAACCCGGCCATGCAGACCGAAGACCCCATGTGTTGGCAGGCCTTCCAGGCCAACCCCGACACCATGTGGAACTGGATGAGCGCGCTCCGCGACGGCCTCGGTGGCCAGTTCCAGTCGCAGACCCCCAACGGGACGCTCTGCAGCAACAACCTCTCGAGGAACGCCAGTCTGAACAAGCCCGGGCAGTGGAAGACGACCACCGTCGGCAACAACTTCTCGGTCCACGTGCACGACCAGGCGTCCCACGGTGCCGACTACTTCACGGCCTACGTGAGCAAGCAGGGCTTCGACCCCAAGACCCAGACCCTGGGCTGGGGCAACCTCGACTTCATCACGCAGACCGGCCGCTTCGGCCCGGCGACGGACTACATGTTCAACGTCAGCACCTCCGGCTACACCGGACACCACATCCTGTTCGTGATCTGGCAGGCCTCGCACCTCGACCAGGCCTACATGTGGTGCAGCGACGTGAACTTCGGCTGA
- a CDS encoding peptidase inhibitor family I36 protein yields MGNTQRARPIPRKLAIGSFLGAAALVLTTLAVADTAEAADCPSGALCAYTSTYESGSRGAVYEDNTDLTGFSQFRGAESLWNAGTSCNVRVYSQRNYTGHYWTLARGTGMYSLNDVANNPEWGTALYHHVYSNNWCV; encoded by the coding sequence ATGGGAAACACACAAAGGGCGAGACCAATACCCAGGAAGCTCGCCATCGGTTCCTTCCTGGGCGCCGCAGCACTCGTCCTGACCACGTTGGCGGTGGCAGACACCGCCGAAGCCGCAGATTGCCCCTCCGGGGCGCTGTGTGCCTACACCTCGACGTACGAATCCGGATCACGCGGGGCGGTCTACGAGGACAACACGGACCTCACCGGCTTTTCCCAGTTCCGTGGGGCCGAGTCTTTGTGGAACGCCGGTACCTCCTGCAATGTGCGGGTCTACAGCCAGCGTAACTACACGGGCCACTACTGGACATTGGCCCGCGGCACGGGCATGTACTCGCTCAACGACGTGGCCAACAACCCGGAATGGGGAACGGCTTTGTACCACCATGTCTACTCAAACAACTGGTGCGTATGA
- a CDS encoding RICIN domain-containing protein produces MSGARALRGLWAAPVAVLALLAGSLATAGATFAVPAERHAPAAALYVAPGADPSGDGTAGQPFATIDQAQWPAHQLSADADVVVYLAGGTYRLSKPLTFGSGDGGQNGHAITYRAASGQQPVVTGARPVVNWQVHDQPTNIWSAHIGIGVNTRQLYVNGKEALRAAIQVPRSAFTFTQTGLTVTDPSLDYLAGLSDKSPNSWGYDTINAPFAGGTMYVENNYAFLKQAGQWYLDSSTGDLYYRAQPGQNPNTLDVELPRLKSLLGISGSYGSPATGLGCAGIRFTGTSWLGPSGSDGYADQQSGAHITGAHAMPANWLSTCKSGCTQFEATRDHWVQMPAAVQVSAATGITFSGNTFSELGQAGLGVGNDGAAAASGTGLGAGDITITDNTFTDIAGSGIQGGGIQPDAHHPGNPQMQQFEFVPVSGGYGQLRAQHSGHVVAVSGGSTAAGTPNIVQQAPDGTAGTLWLPVRQPDDSYAFQNKNSGLCLDVYGGGSSLGRQLDQWPCKNTVGSNQDFTPR; encoded by the coding sequence ATGTCCGGAGCCAGAGCGCTCCGCGGCCTCTGGGCCGCCCCCGTAGCCGTGCTCGCCCTCCTGGCCGGGAGCCTGGCCACGGCCGGGGCCACGTTCGCCGTACCGGCCGAGCGCCACGCGCCGGCCGCCGCCCTGTACGTGGCTCCGGGTGCGGATCCCAGCGGGGACGGCACCGCCGGGCAGCCGTTCGCGACGATCGACCAGGCGCAGTGGCCCGCGCACCAGCTCTCGGCCGATGCGGACGTCGTGGTCTACCTGGCCGGGGGGACCTACCGGTTGTCCAAGCCGCTGACCTTCGGCTCCGGCGACGGCGGCCAGAACGGCCACGCCATCACCTACCGGGCCGCGTCCGGGCAGCAGCCGGTCGTGACCGGTGCCCGCCCGGTGGTGAATTGGCAGGTACATGATCAGCCGACCAATATCTGGTCGGCCCACATCGGCATCGGCGTGAACACGCGCCAGTTGTACGTGAATGGCAAGGAGGCGCTGCGGGCGGCGATCCAGGTGCCCCGCTCCGCCTTCACCTTCACCCAGACCGGCCTGACCGTCACCGACCCCTCCCTCGACTACCTGGCCGGTCTCTCGGACAAGAGCCCCAACTCGTGGGGCTACGACACCATCAACGCGCCGTTCGCCGGCGGGACCATGTATGTGGAGAACAACTACGCGTTCCTCAAGCAGGCCGGACAGTGGTACCTCGACTCGTCCACCGGCGATCTGTACTACCGGGCCCAGCCGGGGCAGAACCCCAACACCCTCGATGTCGAACTGCCCCGATTGAAGAGCCTGCTCGGCATCAGCGGCAGCTACGGCTCACCGGCGACCGGTCTGGGATGCGCCGGCATCCGGTTCACGGGAACCTCCTGGCTCGGCCCGAGCGGATCCGACGGCTACGCGGACCAGCAGAGCGGCGCGCACATCACCGGGGCGCACGCGATGCCCGCCAACTGGCTGAGCACCTGCAAGTCGGGCTGTACGCAGTTCGAGGCCACCCGTGACCACTGGGTGCAGATGCCCGCGGCCGTACAGGTCTCCGCCGCCACCGGCATCACGTTCTCCGGCAACACGTTCTCCGAACTCGGGCAGGCCGGACTGGGCGTGGGCAACGACGGTGCCGCCGCGGCCTCCGGCACCGGACTCGGCGCGGGCGACATCACCATCACCGATAACACGTTCACCGACATCGCCGGCAGTGGCATCCAGGGCGGCGGGATCCAGCCGGACGCGCACCACCCCGGCAACCCGCAGATGCAGCAGTTCGAGTTCGTGCCGGTCTCAGGCGGCTATGGGCAACTGCGGGCGCAGCACTCCGGACACGTCGTGGCGGTGTCGGGCGGCTCCACGGCCGCCGGTACGCCCAACATCGTGCAGCAGGCTCCGGACGGAACGGCCGGCACTCTGTGGCTGCCGGTACGACAGCCCGACGACTCGTACGCCTTCCAGAACAAGAACAGCGGTCTGTGCCTTGACGTCTACGGCGGCGGCAGCAGCCTCGGCCGGCAGCTCGACCAATGGCCCTGCAAGAACACCGTCGGCAGCAACCAGGACTTCACCCCCCGCTGA
- a CDS encoding peptidase inhibitor family I36 protein, which translates to MLIRSRLARFTATAAVAVGAMTASTAVPASAAPAAFPIDKSECPAQYFCAWHVQDNSYSEMCKWKDNAPSWYNCSWVADGKFTYAVYNNGTSGRGVTMYREANYHSAIGDCVSKGEFVRLANNYSPLSSKWNC; encoded by the coding sequence ATGCTGATCCGCTCACGCCTGGCGCGGTTTACCGCAACGGCCGCCGTCGCCGTCGGGGCAATGACCGCCTCGACTGCAGTTCCGGCGTCGGCAGCGCCGGCTGCCTTCCCCATCGATAAAAGCGAATGCCCCGCGCAGTACTTCTGCGCCTGGCACGTTCAGGACAATTCCTACTCGGAGATGTGCAAGTGGAAGGACAACGCTCCCTCCTGGTACAACTGCTCATGGGTGGCGGACGGGAAGTTCACGTACGCCGTCTACAACAACGGTACCTCGGGGCGGGGAGTGACGATGTACCGGGAGGCCAACTACCACAGCGCCATTGGCGACTGCGTCTCGAAAGGCGAGTTTGTTCGTCTCGCGAACAACTACAGCCCTCTTTCGTCCAAGTGGAACTGCTGA
- a CDS encoding nSTAND1 domain-containing NTPase, translating to MPRAERPLADDDGVLTAFAADLRRLRAEAGSPPYRELARRAHYSSTTLADAAAGRKLPSLAVTLAYVRACDGDPAEWETRWRSTAAELAAEEPAEASLDSLDDERRSPYAGLAPFQPQDAERFFGRERLTDDLVTRVRDHRFLAVFGASGSGKSSLLRAGLLPRADAITAGKGEWRMVLLVPGPHPLEECAARLAALSGGSATALSEDLQEKPRALHMTVLQILADRPEDSELLLIVDQFEEVFTLCTSTRERAAFIEALTTAAQAANSRTRVVIGVRADFYARCSEHPKLVEALRDAQLLVGPMTTDELRRAISQPAVQADCTVETPLLARVVADATGQPNALPLVSHALRETWRRRRGNTLTLAGYEAAGGIRHALAQTAETVFAGLTPSQQHLARAVFLRLVVLGEGADDTKRRVARAELDALAHPGTQAVLDALAQARLVTLDTDTVEITHEALLQAWPRLAGWLNEDRAGLLTHQRLTEAATTWEREHKDPGLLYRGSQLATATEWAERHRSDLLLSERVQDFLWASLRQQRRAGHLRRAAVAVLAVLAVLASTAAVVAFQQRGAARAERDVAISREITARSEQVESNDTSLAARLSLAAYRLRPSPELYTRLLSTENTPLATTLTGHTDTVFAVAYSPDRRTLATAGTDGTVRLWDVTDSARPRALGKPLRDHIGWVYWLAFSPDGRTLAAAGRDRVVRLWNVTDPAHPAVWGPTLRGHTSYVFSVSFSADGRILATSSYDHTLRLWNVSDPEHATPIGHALTGHVGAVASATFSPRGRVLASAGHDHTIHLWDIADPAEPKPLGSPMKGHKDTVYAVAFSPDGRTLASVSDDHTVRLWDVSRPTHAAPLGPALTGHTDSVYAVAFSPDGQTLATAGADHTIRLWNVTDPRHPSALGEPLTGHTDYVYWLAFSPDGRTLASASRDHTVRLWHLPGTRLATPGPLDAVAFSPSGHLLATGGSDQGTKLWDVTDPALPRALAALAGTKGTVSSVAFSPNDRVLATSGADGAVRLWDVTDPRRARRLRVLGGHKGPVMRVVFSPNGRVLATASADHTVRLWNVTDPGRARALGVLQGHTDSVEALAFSPSGHVLASAGSDDTLRLWNTSNPAQPRLFRPAVQTDSGGIRAAAFSPDGHTLATASADHTVRLWNVTDSAHFARAGQPLTGHSSFVDSLTFSPDGRVLATGGDDRTVRLWDVSHPEHATAIGSALTGHGGPVNDTAFSPNGRVLATVADDRTLQLTRVSVGVAVQRVCVTTHNALTPQQWQQYLPDLPFRSLC from the coding sequence GTGCCACGAGCCGAGCGTCCGTTGGCGGACGACGATGGCGTGCTGACCGCCTTTGCGGCCGACCTGCGGCGATTACGGGCCGAGGCGGGAAGTCCGCCCTACCGTGAGTTGGCCCGTCGGGCGCATTACTCGTCCACGACCCTCGCGGACGCCGCCGCGGGGCGCAAACTGCCGAGCCTGGCCGTCACCCTCGCATACGTACGGGCCTGTGACGGTGATCCGGCCGAGTGGGAGACTCGGTGGCGGTCGACCGCCGCGGAATTGGCGGCCGAGGAACCGGCCGAGGCGTCGCTCGATTCCCTCGACGACGAACGCCGGAGCCCCTACGCGGGGCTCGCGCCGTTTCAGCCGCAAGACGCCGAACGGTTCTTCGGACGCGAACGCCTGACCGACGACCTGGTCACCCGCGTCCGTGACCACCGCTTCCTCGCTGTGTTCGGAGCCTCCGGCTCGGGCAAGTCGTCCCTGTTGCGTGCCGGCCTGCTGCCCAGGGCCGATGCCATCACAGCGGGGAAGGGCGAATGGCGCATGGTACTGCTCGTCCCAGGCCCCCACCCGCTGGAGGAGTGCGCCGCACGACTGGCCGCGTTGAGCGGCGGATCAGCCACCGCCCTGTCCGAGGACCTACAGGAAAAGCCCCGCGCCCTGCACATGACCGTTCTGCAGATCCTCGCCGACCGGCCCGAGGACAGCGAACTCCTATTGATTGTCGACCAGTTCGAGGAGGTCTTCACTCTCTGCACCAGCACACGAGAACGGGCCGCATTCATCGAGGCACTGACCACCGCAGCCCAGGCTGCCAACAGCCGCACTCGCGTCGTGATCGGCGTCCGGGCCGACTTCTACGCCCGCTGCTCCGAACACCCGAAGCTTGTCGAGGCGCTGCGCGACGCCCAGTTGCTTGTCGGCCCGATGACCACCGACGAACTGCGCCGGGCCATCAGCCAACCCGCCGTACAGGCCGATTGCACTGTCGAAACCCCGCTGCTGGCCCGCGTTGTCGCCGATGCCACCGGCCAGCCCAACGCCCTGCCGCTGGTCTCGCACGCCTTGCGCGAGACCTGGCGGCGCCGACGCGGCAACACCCTCACCCTGGCCGGTTACGAAGCCGCCGGCGGTATCCGACATGCTCTCGCGCAGACGGCCGAAACCGTCTTCGCCGGCCTGACGCCTTCGCAACAGCACCTGGCCCGCGCCGTCTTCCTGCGGCTCGTCGTCCTCGGCGAGGGGGCCGACGACACCAAACGACGTGTCGCGCGCGCCGAATTGGACGCCCTCGCTCACCCCGGCACCCAGGCCGTTCTGGACGCGCTGGCCCAGGCCCGCCTCGTCACACTGGACACCGACACCGTCGAGATCACCCACGAGGCACTGCTCCAAGCGTGGCCGCGGCTGGCCGGCTGGCTGAACGAGGACCGGGCAGGACTGCTCACCCATCAGCGGTTGACGGAAGCCGCAACCACCTGGGAGCGCGAGCACAAGGATCCGGGCCTGCTCTACCGCGGCAGTCAGCTGGCCACAGCTACCGAATGGGCCGAACGTCACCGAAGCGACCTCCTTCTCAGTGAACGGGTCCAGGACTTCCTGTGGGCGTCCCTCCGGCAGCAACGCCGGGCCGGTCACCTGCGCCGAGCAGCAGTCGCCGTACTGGCCGTCCTGGCGGTACTGGCCTCAACGGCCGCCGTCGTCGCGTTCCAGCAGCGCGGCGCCGCACGGGCGGAGCGTGATGTTGCCATATCCCGCGAGATCACGGCCCGGTCCGAGCAGGTGGAGAGCAACGACACCTCGCTGGCCGCGCGTCTCAGCCTGGCCGCCTACCGGCTGCGGCCCTCACCCGAGCTCTACACCAGGCTCCTCAGCACCGAGAACACGCCCCTCGCGACCACGTTGACCGGCCACACCGACACCGTTTTCGCCGTGGCCTACAGTCCTGACCGGCGCACCCTGGCCACCGCGGGCACCGACGGCACCGTGCGCCTGTGGGACGTCACCGACTCCGCCCGCCCCAGAGCACTCGGCAAACCCCTCAGGGACCACATCGGCTGGGTGTACTGGTTGGCCTTCAGCCCCGACGGCCGCACTCTGGCGGCCGCGGGCCGCGACCGGGTGGTACGGCTGTGGAACGTCACCGATCCCGCTCATCCCGCGGTGTGGGGCCCGACCCTGAGGGGGCACACCAGTTACGTGTTCTCCGTGTCGTTCAGCGCCGACGGCCGGATCCTCGCCACCTCGAGCTACGACCACACGCTGCGGCTGTGGAACGTGTCCGACCCCGAGCACGCCACGCCCATCGGTCACGCCTTGACCGGCCATGTGGGGGCGGTCGCCTCGGCGACGTTCAGCCCGAGAGGGCGCGTGCTGGCCAGCGCCGGCCACGATCACACCATTCACCTTTGGGACATCGCGGACCCGGCCGAGCCCAAGCCTCTCGGCTCTCCGATGAAGGGCCACAAGGACACGGTCTACGCGGTCGCCTTCAGCCCTGACGGACGCACGCTCGCCAGTGTCAGCGATGACCACACCGTGCGCCTTTGGGACGTGTCCCGCCCCACGCACGCCGCCCCTCTGGGCCCTGCGCTGACCGGCCACACCGACTCCGTGTACGCCGTGGCGTTCAGCCCCGACGGACAGACCCTCGCCACCGCCGGAGCCGACCACACCATACGGCTGTGGAACGTCACCGACCCCCGCCATCCATCGGCCCTCGGCGAACCGCTGACCGGTCACACCGACTACGTTTACTGGCTGGCTTTCAGCCCGGACGGCCGTACGCTCGCCAGTGCCTCCCGTGATCACACGGTACGACTGTGGCATCTTCCCGGTACTCGTCTGGCTACGCCAGGTCCCCTCGACGCCGTCGCCTTCAGCCCCAGTGGTCATCTTCTGGCTACCGGGGGCAGCGACCAGGGCACGAAGCTCTGGGATGTCACCGATCCCGCGCTTCCCAGAGCACTGGCTGCGCTGGCGGGCACCAAGGGCACCGTCTCCAGCGTGGCCTTCAGCCCAAACGACCGCGTGCTGGCCACGTCCGGAGCCGACGGCGCCGTGCGCCTGTGGGACGTCACCGACCCCCGTCGAGCCAGGCGCCTGCGGGTGCTGGGCGGCCACAAGGGCCCGGTCATGCGCGTGGTATTCAGCCCGAACGGCCGCGTGCTGGCCACCGCGAGCGCCGACCACACCGTACGGCTGTGGAACGTCACCGATCCGGGGCGTGCTCGTGCTCTGGGCGTCCTGCAGGGCCACACCGACAGCGTCGAGGCGCTGGCGTTCAGCCCGAGCGGACACGTTCTGGCCAGCGCGGGCTCCGATGACACGCTCCGTCTGTGGAACACGTCGAATCCGGCACAGCCCCGGCTGTTCCGGCCGGCCGTACAAACCGACAGCGGCGGCATTCGCGCCGCAGCCTTCAGCCCGGACGGTCATACCCTCGCCACTGCGAGCGCCGACCACACCGTACGGCTGTGGAACGTCACCGACTCTGCCCATTTCGCACGGGCGGGCCAGCCGCTCACCGGCCATTCCAGCTTCGTCGACTCCCTCACCTTCAGCCCAGACGGGCGTGTCCTGGCCACCGGTGGCGACGACCGGACCGTGCGCCTGTGGGACGTATCTCATCCGGAACATGCCACCGCCATCGGCTCGGCCCTGACCGGTCACGGCGGACCCGTCAACGACACGGCGTTCAGCCCAAACGGGCGTGTCCTGGCAACCGTCGCCGACGACCGCACCCTTCAGCTGACGCGCGTCAGCGTCGGGGTAGCCGTCCAACGGGTCTGCGTCACCACCCACAACGCCCTTACACCGCAGCAATGGCAGCAATACCTGCCCGATCTGCCGTTCCGGTCCCTATGCTGA
- a CDS encoding arabinofuranosidase catalytic domain-containing protein — translation MRTMRTRCHPLSVRGGVRRLFAAVGRGGRPGRVPGRAHLPLPTRSPGSAATVFARAGAAAVFVAGALAGATATAGTARADTSGPCDIYATGGTPCVAAHSTTRALYASYNGPLYQVRRASDNSTRNIGVLSAGGYADAAAQDSFCSGTTCLITIIYDQSGRGNNLTQAPGGGAAGGPDNLANATAAPTMVGGHKAYGVFVAPGTGYRNNHTNGIATGDNPEGMYAIFDGTHYNGGCCFDYGNAETDSNDDGNGTMEAIYFGNIRVWGYGSGNGPWIMADLENGLFSGVNQRYNAGDPTINYRYTTAIIKGGPNHWAIRGGNAQSGALSTFYDGPRPNVPGYNPMRKQGAIILGTGGDNSKGAQGTFYEGVMTSGYPSDTTENAVQANITAAGYSNSSGGTSTGALHAVGAGKCLDVPNSSTTAGTQLQIWDCGGSANQTWTRTSSGQLTVYSGSSQMCLDAYDNQTSAGTKVVTWPCNGGANQQWQLNSDGTVTGTQSGLCLDVTGASTANGALAELWPCNGGSNQQWNLD, via the coding sequence ATGAGAACCATGCGTACAAGGTGCCACCCGCTGTCCGTGCGCGGGGGCGTGCGACGGTTGTTCGCGGCGGTAGGGCGCGGTGGCAGGCCGGGACGCGTGCCGGGCCGGGCACACCTCCCTCTGCCGACGCGCTCGCCCGGCTCAGCGGCGACAGTGTTCGCCCGGGCGGGAGCCGCGGCCGTGTTCGTCGCCGGCGCGCTTGCCGGCGCCACGGCCACGGCGGGTACGGCCCGTGCTGACACGTCCGGGCCGTGCGACATCTACGCGACAGGCGGTACCCCCTGCGTGGCGGCGCACAGCACGACGCGAGCGTTGTACGCCTCGTACAACGGACCGCTTTACCAGGTCCGGCGTGCCTCGGACAACAGCACCCGGAACATCGGCGTCCTGAGCGCGGGCGGATACGCCGACGCCGCCGCCCAGGACTCGTTCTGCTCGGGGACGACCTGTCTCATCACGATCATCTATGACCAGTCCGGCCGCGGCAACAACCTCACCCAGGCGCCCGGCGGCGGTGCTGCGGGCGGCCCCGACAACCTCGCGAACGCGACCGCCGCGCCCACCATGGTGGGAGGTCACAAGGCCTACGGCGTTTTCGTGGCGCCCGGCACGGGTTACCGCAACAACCACACCAACGGCATCGCGACCGGGGACAACCCCGAGGGTATGTACGCGATCTTCGACGGCACGCACTACAACGGCGGATGCTGCTTCGACTACGGCAACGCCGAGACGGACAGCAACGACGACGGCAACGGCACCATGGAGGCCATCTACTTCGGCAACATCAGGGTCTGGGGCTACGGTTCGGGCAACGGCCCCTGGATCATGGCCGATCTGGAGAACGGCCTGTTCTCCGGGGTGAACCAGCGCTACAACGCGGGCGACCCGACCATCAACTACCGGTACACGACCGCCATCATCAAGGGCGGCCCGAACCACTGGGCGATCCGTGGGGGCAACGCCCAGTCCGGCGCCCTGTCCACCTTCTACGACGGGCCGCGTCCAAACGTCCCGGGCTACAACCCGATGCGGAAGCAGGGTGCCATCATCCTGGGCACCGGCGGGGACAACAGCAAGGGCGCCCAAGGCACCTTCTACGAGGGCGTGATGACCTCCGGCTACCCGTCGGACACCACCGAGAACGCGGTCCAGGCCAACATCACCGCGGCCGGCTACAGCAACTCCTCCGGCGGGACGAGCACGGGCGCGCTGCACGCGGTGGGGGCGGGCAAGTGCTTGGACGTGCCCAACTCGTCCACCACGGCCGGTACCCAGCTACAGATCTGGGACTGCGGCGGCAGCGCCAACCAGACCTGGACCCGCACCTCCTCGGGCCAACTGACCGTCTACAGCGGCAGCAGCCAGATGTGCCTGGACGCGTACGACAACCAGACGTCCGCCGGCACCAAGGTGGTGACCTGGCCGTGCAACGGCGGCGCCAACCAGCAGTGGCAGCTGAACTCCGACGGCACCGTCACCGGCACCCAGTCCGGACTCTGCCTCGACGTCACCGGCGCTTCCACCGCAAACGGCGCCTTGGCGGAACTCTGGCCGTGCAACGGCGGGTCCAACCAGCAATGGAATCTCGACTGA